In Opitutaceae bacterium TAV5, one genomic interval encodes:
- a CDS encoding cysteine synthase (CysK; forms a complex with serine acetyltransferase CysE; functions in cysteine biosynthesis) has product MAEGFPGAVGCTPLIRLRHLSETTGCEILGKAEFQNPGGSVKDRAALALIEDAERSGALRPGGTIVEGTAGNTGIGLALVGLSRGYRSIFIVPDNFSHEKTDLLKTLGAEVRRVPPKPYKDPDNYQHIARRTAGAIDGGWWANQFDNTANLDGHYRTTGPEIWEQTDGRVTAFVASIGSGGTLAGVSRFLKERSSSVRAVCADPYGAAMWSWFTNGNTDTDDGDSVAEGIGQGRVTKNVAASLVDDAYRIGDPVAVEVLYHLLRREGLYLGLSSAINVAGALRLARERGPGQVIVTVLCDGGARYASKLYNPAWLAEQKLTPVSEGLEFLDRLAEVPPTEAG; this is encoded by the coding sequence ATCGCCGAAGGGTTTCCGGGCGCGGTCGGCTGCACGCCGCTCATCCGGCTGCGCCATCTTTCCGAGACCACCGGCTGCGAGATTCTCGGCAAGGCCGAGTTCCAGAATCCCGGCGGCTCGGTGAAGGACCGCGCCGCGCTCGCCCTGATCGAGGATGCCGAGCGCAGCGGCGCGCTCCGGCCCGGCGGCACCATCGTCGAGGGCACGGCGGGCAACACCGGCATCGGTCTCGCGCTCGTCGGACTCTCGCGGGGTTATCGCAGCATTTTTATCGTGCCCGACAATTTCAGCCACGAGAAGACCGACCTCCTCAAGACGCTCGGCGCCGAGGTCCGTCGCGTGCCGCCCAAACCTTACAAGGACCCCGACAATTACCAGCACATCGCGCGCCGCACCGCCGGGGCGATCGACGGCGGCTGGTGGGCCAACCAGTTCGACAACACCGCCAACCTCGACGGCCATTACCGCACCACCGGCCCCGAAATATGGGAACAGACGGATGGACGCGTGACGGCCTTCGTGGCCTCCATCGGCTCGGGCGGCACGCTGGCCGGCGTCAGCCGGTTTCTCAAGGAACGGTCATCGTCCGTCCGCGCCGTCTGCGCCGACCCGTACGGCGCGGCGATGTGGTCGTGGTTCACAAACGGCAACACCGACACCGACGACGGCGATTCCGTGGCCGAAGGCATCGGGCAGGGCCGCGTGACGAAAAATGTGGCGGCTTCTCTCGTCGATGATGCGTACCGCATCGGCGATCCGGTGGCGGTGGAAGTCCTCTATCATCTCCTGCGCCGCGAGGGTCTGTATCTCGGTCTTTCGTCGGCGATCAACGTGGCCGGCGCGCTGCGGCTGGCGCGCGAGCGCGGCCCCGGTCAGGTCATCGTCACCGTGCTGTGCGACGGCGGCGCGCGCTACGCGTCGAAACTCTACAACCCTGCCTGGCTGGCGGAGCAGAAACTCACGCCGGTTTCGGAAGGGCTGGAGTTTCTCGACCGTCTGGCCGAGGTGCCGCCGACCGAAGCCGGCTGA